A genomic segment from Canis lupus dingo isolate Sandy chromosome 23, ASM325472v2, whole genome shotgun sequence encodes:
- the LOC112661217 gene encoding U2 snRNP-associated SURP motif-containing protein isoform X4 — MDASGPSDSDMPSRTRPKSPRKHNYRNESARESLCDSPHQNLSRPLLENKLKAFSIGKMSTAKRTLSKKEQEELKKKEDEKAAAEIYEEFLAAFEGSDGNKVKTFVRGGVVNAAKEEHETDEKRGKIYKPSSRFADQKNPPNQSSNERPPSLLVIETKKPPLKKGEKEKKKSNLELFKEELKQIQEERDERHKTKGRLSRFEPPQSDSDGQRRSMDAPSRRNRSSGVLDDYAPGSHDVGDPSTTNLYLGNINPQMNEEMLCQEFGRFGPLASVKIMWPRTDEERARERNCGFVAFMNRRDAERALKNLNGKMIMSFEMKLGWGKAVPIPPHPIYIPPSMMEHTLPPPPSGLPFNAQPRERLKNPNAPMLPPPKNKEDFEKTLSQAIVKVVIPTERNLLALIHRMIEFVVREGPMFEAMIMNREINNPMFRFLFENQTPAHVYYRWKLYSILQGDSPTKWRTEDFRMFKNGSFWRPPPLNPYLHGMSEEQETEAFVEEPSKKGALKEEQRDKLEEILRGLTPRKNDIGDAMVFCLNNAEAAEEIVDCITESLSILKTPLPKKIARLYLVSDVLYNSSAKVANASYYRKFFETKLCQIFSDLNATYRTIQGHLQSENFKQRVMTCFRAWEDWAIYPEPFLIKLQNIFLGLVNIIEEKETEDVPDDLDGAPIEEELDGAPLEDVDGIPIDATPIDDLDGVPIKSLDDDLDGVPLDAAEDSKKNEPIFKVAPSKWEAVDESELEAQAVTTSKWELFDQHEESEEEENQNQEEESEDEEDTQSSKSEEHHLYSNPIKEEMTESKFSKYSEMSEEKRAKLREIELKVMKFQDELESGKRPKKPGQSFQEQVEHYRDKLLQREKEKELERERERDKKDKEKLESRSKDKKEKDECTPTRKERKRRHSTSPSPSRSSSGRRVKSPSPKSERSERSERSHKESSRSRSSHKDSPRDVSKKAKRSPSGSRTPKRSRRSRSRSPKKSGKKSRSQSRSPHRSHKKSKKNKH; from the exons GAAGATGAAAAGGCAGCTGCTGAGATTTATGAGGAATTTCTTGCTGCTTTTGAAGGAAGTGATGGTAATAAAGTGAAGACATTTGTGCGTGGAGGTGTGGTTAATGCAGCTAAAG aagaacatgaaacagatgaaaaaagaggtaaaatttaTAAACCATCTTCAAGATTTGCAGATCAAAAAAATCCTCCAAATCAGTCATCCAATGAAAGACCACCGTCTCTTCTTGTGATAGAAACCAAAAAACCT CCACtgaagaaaggggagaaagaaaagaaaaaaagcaatttggaACTCTTCAAAGAAGAATTGAAACA AATTCAGGAAGAGCGTGATGAGAGACATAAGACAAAAGGCAGGTTAAGCCGATTTGAGCCTCCTCAGTCAGATTCTGATGGTCAGCGTCGTTCTA tGGATGCGCCTTCCAGAAGAAATAGATCATCTGGTG TTCTTGATGATTATGCACCTGGCTCACATGATGTAGGAGATCCAAGCACTACTAATTTATATCTTGGAAACATTAATCCACAG atgaatgaagaaatgCTTTGTCAAGAATTTGGAAGATTTGGACCCTTAGCCAGTGTGAAAATTATGTGGCCTAGAACTGatgaagaaagagcaagagagagaaattgTGGCTTTGTGGCTTTTATGAATAGAAGAGATGCtgaaagagctttaaaaaatttaaatg gaaAGATGATTATGTCTTTTGAAATGAAGTTAGGTTGGGGTAAAGCTGTGCCTATTCCTCCACATCCAATATACATTCCGCCTTCTATGATGGAACATACACTTCCCCCACCTCCATCAGGACTGCCTTTTAATGCGCAGCCTAGAGAGAGGTTAAAAAACCCTAATGCTCCAATGTTACCGCCACCTAAAAACAAGGAGGATTTTGagaag ACTCTGTCGCAAGCCATAGTCAAAGTGGTTATCCCAACAGAAAG GAATTTGCTCGCCCTGATACATCGAATGATAGAGTTTGTTGTACGTGAAGGGCCAATGTTTGAAGCTATGATTATGAACAGAGAAATCAACAATCCTATGTTCAG attcttaTTTGAAAACCAGACACCAGCCCATGTTTACTATAGGTGGAAGCTTTATTCTATTCTGCAG GGAGATTCTCCAACTAAGTGGCGGACAGAAGATTTTCGTATGTTCAAAAATGGGTCTTTCTGGAGGCCACCACCATTAAATCCATACCTGCATGGGATGTCAGAAGAGCAAGAAACAGAAGCTTTTGTAGAGGAGCCCAGTAAAAAGGGAGCACTTAAGGAAGa ACAGAGGGACAAATTAGAAGAAATCCTACGGGGGTTAACTCCAAGGAAAAATGATATTGGAGATGCAATGGTTTTCTGTCTTAATAATGCTGAAGCTGCTGAAGAAATAGTGGATTGCATTACTGAGTCATTGTCCATCTTAAAGACACCCCTCCCCAAAAAG ATTGCCAGATTATATTTGGTTTCTGATGTTTTGTATAACTCTTCAGCCAAAGTTGCCAATGCTTCATATTATAGAAAATT ttttgaAACAAAGTTATGTCAGATATTTTCAGACCTCAATGCTACCTATCGTACAATTCAAGGCCATTTACAGTCTGAAAACTTCAAG cAACGGGTAATGACCTGCTTCAGAGCATGGGAGGATTGGGCAATTTATCCAGAACCATTTTTGatcaaactacaaaatattttcttaggacTTGTAAATAttattgaagaaaaggaaacagag GATGTACCAGATGACCTTGATGGTGCCCCCATTGAGGAAGAGCTTGATGGTGCACCTCTAGAAGATGTGGATGGAATTCCTATTGATGCTACTCCCATTGATGATCTTGATGGGGTCCCTATAAAGAGTCTTGATGATGATCTTGATGGAGTGCCTT TGGATGCAGCTGAGGACTCAAAGAAGAATGAGCCTATATTTAAAGTTGCCCCATCAAAATGGGAAGCTGTAGATGAATCTGAATTGGAAGCACAAG CTGTAACAACTTCTAAATGGGAGTTATTTGACCAGCATGAAgaatcagaagaagaagaaaatcaaaa tcaagaagaagaaagtgaagatgAAGAAGATACTCAAAGTTCCAAATCAGAAGAACATCATTTGTACTCTAACccaatcaaagaagaaatgactGAGTCCAAGTTTTCTAAGTACTCTGAAATGAGCGAGGAAAAAAGAGCTAAACTTCGTGAAATTGAG CTTAAAGTTATGAAGTTTCAGGATGAATTGGAATCTGGAAAAAGACCCAAAAAACCAGGCCAGAGCTTTCAGGAGCAAGTAGAACACTACAGAGATAAACTTCTTCAACGA gagaaagagaaagaattagaaagagaacgagaaagggataaaaaggataaagaaaaattggAATCTCGAtccaaagacaagaaagaaaaagatgaatgtactccaacaaggaaagaaag GAAGAGGCGACACAGCACATCCCCTAGCCCATCTCGCAGTAGCAGTGGTAGACGAGTGAAATCCCCTTCACCCAAATCGGAGCGATCAGAGCGTTCAGAAAGATCTCATAAAGAGAGCTCACGGTCCAGGTCATCTCACAAAGATTCTCCTAGAGATGTTAGCAAAAAGGCCAAAAG ATCACCATCTGGCTCGAGGACACCTAAAAGGTCTAGGCGATCACGGTCTAGATCCCCTAAAAAGTCAGGGAAGAAATCCAGATCCCAGTCCCGATCTCCACACAGGTCTcataaaaagtcaaagaaaaacaaacactga
- the LOC112661217 gene encoding U2 snRNP-associated SURP motif-containing protein isoform X6 codes for MLQCYRHLKTRRILRRNLLALIHRMIEFVVREGPMFEAMIMNREINNPMFRFLFENQTPAHVYYRWKLYSILQGDSPTKWRTEDFRMFKNGSFWRPPPLNPYLHGMSEEQETEAFVEEPSKKGALKEEQRDKLEEILRGLTPRKNDIGDAMVFCLNNAEAAEEIVDCITESLSILKTPLPKKIARLYLVSDVLYNSSAKVANASYYRKFFETKLCQIFSDLNATYRTIQGHLQSENFKQRVMTCFRAWEDWAIYPEPFLIKLQNIFLGLVNIIEEKETEDVPDDLDGAPIEEELDGAPLEDVDGIPIDATPIDDLDGVPIKSLDDDLDGVPLDAAEDSKKNEPIFKVAPSKWEAVDESELEAQAVTTSKWELFDQHEESEEEENQNQEEESEDEEDTQSSKSEEHHLYSNPIKEEMTESKFSKYSEMSEEKRAKLREIELKVMKFQDELESGKRPKKPGQSFQEQVEHYRDKLLQREKEKELERERERDKKDKEKLESRSKDKKEKDECTPTRKERKRRHSTSPSPSRSSSGRRVKSPSPKSERSERSERSHKESSRSRSSHKDSPRDVSKKAKRSPSGSRTPKRSRRSRSRSPKKSGKKSRSQSRSPHRSHKKSKKNKH; via the exons ATGCTCCAATGTTACCGCCACCTAAAAACAAGGAGGATTTTGagaag GAATTTGCTCGCCCTGATACATCGAATGATAGAGTTTGTTGTACGTGAAGGGCCAATGTTTGAAGCTATGATTATGAACAGAGAAATCAACAATCCTATGTTCAG attcttaTTTGAAAACCAGACACCAGCCCATGTTTACTATAGGTGGAAGCTTTATTCTATTCTGCAG GGAGATTCTCCAACTAAGTGGCGGACAGAAGATTTTCGTATGTTCAAAAATGGGTCTTTCTGGAGGCCACCACCATTAAATCCATACCTGCATGGGATGTCAGAAGAGCAAGAAACAGAAGCTTTTGTAGAGGAGCCCAGTAAAAAGGGAGCACTTAAGGAAGa ACAGAGGGACAAATTAGAAGAAATCCTACGGGGGTTAACTCCAAGGAAAAATGATATTGGAGATGCAATGGTTTTCTGTCTTAATAATGCTGAAGCTGCTGAAGAAATAGTGGATTGCATTACTGAGTCATTGTCCATCTTAAAGACACCCCTCCCCAAAAAG ATTGCCAGATTATATTTGGTTTCTGATGTTTTGTATAACTCTTCAGCCAAAGTTGCCAATGCTTCATATTATAGAAAATT ttttgaAACAAAGTTATGTCAGATATTTTCAGACCTCAATGCTACCTATCGTACAATTCAAGGCCATTTACAGTCTGAAAACTTCAAG cAACGGGTAATGACCTGCTTCAGAGCATGGGAGGATTGGGCAATTTATCCAGAACCATTTTTGatcaaactacaaaatattttcttaggacTTGTAAATAttattgaagaaaaggaaacagag GATGTACCAGATGACCTTGATGGTGCCCCCATTGAGGAAGAGCTTGATGGTGCACCTCTAGAAGATGTGGATGGAATTCCTATTGATGCTACTCCCATTGATGATCTTGATGGGGTCCCTATAAAGAGTCTTGATGATGATCTTGATGGAGTGCCTT TGGATGCAGCTGAGGACTCAAAGAAGAATGAGCCTATATTTAAAGTTGCCCCATCAAAATGGGAAGCTGTAGATGAATCTGAATTGGAAGCACAAG CTGTAACAACTTCTAAATGGGAGTTATTTGACCAGCATGAAgaatcagaagaagaagaaaatcaaaa tcaagaagaagaaagtgaagatgAAGAAGATACTCAAAGTTCCAAATCAGAAGAACATCATTTGTACTCTAACccaatcaaagaagaaatgactGAGTCCAAGTTTTCTAAGTACTCTGAAATGAGCGAGGAAAAAAGAGCTAAACTTCGTGAAATTGAG CTTAAAGTTATGAAGTTTCAGGATGAATTGGAATCTGGAAAAAGACCCAAAAAACCAGGCCAGAGCTTTCAGGAGCAAGTAGAACACTACAGAGATAAACTTCTTCAACGA gagaaagagaaagaattagaaagagaacgagaaagggataaaaaggataaagaaaaattggAATCTCGAtccaaagacaagaaagaaaaagatgaatgtactccaacaaggaaagaaag GAAGAGGCGACACAGCACATCCCCTAGCCCATCTCGCAGTAGCAGTGGTAGACGAGTGAAATCCCCTTCACCCAAATCGGAGCGATCAGAGCGTTCAGAAAGATCTCATAAAGAGAGCTCACGGTCCAGGTCATCTCACAAAGATTCTCCTAGAGATGTTAGCAAAAAGGCCAAAAG ATCACCATCTGGCTCGAGGACACCTAAAAGGTCTAGGCGATCACGGTCTAGATCCCCTAAAAAGTCAGGGAAGAAATCCAGATCCCAGTCCCGATCTCCACACAGGTCTcataaaaagtcaaagaaaaacaaacactga